In Candidatus Hydrogenedentota bacterium, the following are encoded in one genomic region:
- a CDS encoding sugar ABC transporter substrate-binding protein, translated as MKRLFGILALAMCLGPLAGCGGGSAPESAGADTKKPAVALIMKSLANEFFKTMEDGAKAHQAANPDAYTLIAEGIPNELDVNRQVQLVEQMMARKVDAIVLAPADSKALVAVCKRAQDQGIIVVNIDNKLDAAVLADQGMAVPFVGPDNRAGAKKVGDYLAAQLQPGDPVAIVEGVPSAYNAIQRKLGFEDAMNAAGMSIVTSQSAGWEQAKANEVVTAMITSRPDLKAILCANDSMAQGAISALRAAGKLGQVKVVGFDNISAARALLAEGALLATADQHAGDLAVFGIEYALEMLRGGAQPADQETPVDLVTAAP; from the coding sequence ATGAAGCGACTGTTTGGAATACTTGCGTTGGCAATGTGCCTCGGGCCGCTGGCCGGCTGTGGCGGCGGATCGGCCCCGGAGAGCGCGGGGGCGGACACGAAAAAGCCCGCCGTAGCCCTCATCATGAAGTCCCTGGCGAACGAGTTCTTCAAGACCATGGAAGACGGCGCCAAGGCCCACCAGGCGGCGAATCCAGACGCCTACACCCTGATCGCCGAGGGCATCCCCAATGAATTGGACGTGAACCGGCAGGTCCAACTCGTTGAGCAGATGATGGCGCGCAAGGTGGATGCGATCGTGCTGGCGCCCGCCGACTCCAAGGCGCTCGTCGCGGTGTGCAAGCGCGCCCAGGACCAGGGCATCATCGTGGTGAACATCGACAACAAACTCGACGCGGCCGTCCTCGCGGATCAGGGCATGGCCGTGCCTTTCGTCGGGCCGGACAACCGCGCCGGCGCGAAAAAAGTCGGGGACTACCTGGCGGCGCAGCTCCAGCCGGGCGATCCCGTGGCCATCGTCGAGGGCGTGCCCTCGGCCTACAACGCCATCCAGCGCAAGCTCGGCTTTGAAGACGCCATGAACGCCGCCGGCATGAGCATCGTCACCAGCCAGTCGGCCGGTTGGGAGCAGGCGAAGGCGAATGAGGTCGTGACCGCGATGATCACGAGCCGCCCGGATCTAAAGGCCATACTCTGCGCCAATGACAGCATGGCCCAGGGCGCGATCTCGGCGCTGCGCGCGGCGGGCAAGCTCGGCCAGGTGAAGGTGGTCGGCTTCGACAATATCTCCGCCGCCCGGGCGCTGCTCGCGGAGGGCGCGCTCCTCGCCACCGCCGACCAGCACGCGGGCGATCTGGCGGTCTTCGGCATCGAGTACGCCCTGGAGATGCTGCGGGGCGGCGCGCAGCCCGCGGACCAGGAAACGCCGGTGGACCTGGTTACGGCGGCCCCCTGA
- a CDS encoding ABC transporter permease, translating into MPVLRHIINYLGLAAALALLVAFFGSRSEHFLSQGNFLSLANQIPDALLIATGMTFVLIIGGIDLSVGSVMALCGAVLGTAIVVWGWPVYLAIPLALATGAACGLINGLIVVRWRLPSFIVTLGMLEAARGAAYLVTNSQTLYIGRPVDQLTGITAGGLTLLFFVAIAVVLLAQGALSMTTWGRGLFALGASEETARLSGLPVNRLKVVVFMLSGAAAGLASVVLCARLSSADPNMGSGYELNAIAAVVVGGTSLLGGRGSVINTFFGVLIIAVLGSGLVQIDVDDPVKRVVTGAVIVVAVILDYYRGRWSQARR; encoded by the coding sequence ATGCCGGTCCTCCGCCATATCATCAATTACCTGGGACTCGCCGCGGCGCTCGCCCTGCTCGTGGCCTTCTTCGGGTCCCGGTCGGAGCATTTCCTCAGCCAGGGCAACTTCCTGTCGCTGGCCAACCAGATACCCGACGCGCTGCTCATCGCCACCGGCATGACCTTCGTCCTGATCATCGGCGGTATCGATCTCTCGGTCGGCTCGGTCATGGCCCTCTGCGGGGCGGTCCTCGGCACGGCCATCGTAGTCTGGGGGTGGCCGGTGTACCTCGCCATCCCGCTCGCCCTGGCGACCGGCGCCGCCTGCGGGCTGATCAACGGCCTGATCGTCGTGCGCTGGCGCCTGCCTTCCTTCATCGTCACCCTCGGCATGCTCGAGGCCGCGCGCGGGGCCGCCTACCTCGTGACGAACTCGCAGACCCTCTATATCGGGCGCCCCGTCGATCAGCTGACCGGCATCACCGCCGGCGGATTGACCCTGTTGTTTTTCGTGGCCATCGCGGTCGTGCTGCTGGCGCAGGGCGCGCTCTCGATGACCACCTGGGGGCGCGGACTCTTCGCCCTCGGGGCCAGCGAGGAAACCGCGCGGCTCTCCGGGCTGCCCGTGAACCGCCTCAAGGTCGTGGTCTTCATGCTCAGCGGCGCCGCCGCCGGCCTGGCTTCCGTGGTCCTGTGCGCGCGCCTCTCCAGCGCCGATCCCAACATGGGCTCGGGCTACGAGCTGAACGCCATCGCCGCCGTCGTCGTCGGCGGAACCAGCCTGCTCGGCGGACGGGGATCCGTCATCAACACCTTCTTCGGCGTCCTCATCATCGCCGTGCTCGGCTCCGGGCTCGTCCAAATCGATGTCGACGACCCCGTGAAGCGCGTGGTGACCGGCGCGGTCATCGTGGTCGCCGTCATTCTCGACTACTACCGCGGCCGCTGGAGCCAGGCGCGCCGCTGA
- a CDS encoding DNA-3-methyladenine glycosylase I codes for MREKTRCGWAKGDLDIAYHDTEWGVPVHDDQKLFEFIILEGAQAGLSWSTILKKREGYRKAFANFEVQKVARFTEARQEQLRQNPDIVRNRLKIAAAVANARAFIQVQEEFGSFDAYIWRFVDGKPIVNRWKSLADLPASTPVSDAMSKDLKKRGFRFVGSTICYAHMQATGMVNDHVVDCFRYRELA; via the coding sequence ATGCGCGAAAAAACCCGCTGTGGATGGGCGAAGGGCGACCTCGACATCGCCTACCACGACACGGAGTGGGGCGTGCCGGTGCACGACGACCAGAAACTCTTCGAGTTCATTATCCTCGAAGGCGCCCAGGCCGGCCTCAGCTGGAGCACGATACTGAAAAAACGCGAGGGTTACCGCAAGGCCTTCGCGAACTTTGAAGTCCAAAAGGTGGCGCGCTTTACCGAGGCGCGCCAGGAACAACTGCGCCAGAACCCCGATATCGTCCGAAACCGGCTGAAAATCGCCGCCGCCGTGGCCAACGCCCGGGCCTTCATTCAGGTTCAGGAGGAATTCGGCAGTTTTGACGCGTACATCTGGCGCTTCGTGGATGGAAAGCCCATAGTCAACCGCTGGAAGTCGCTCGCCGATCTGCCCGCGAGCACGCCGGTGTCCGACGCCATGAGCAAGGACCTGAAAAAGCGCGGGTTCCGATTCGTCGGCTCGACCATCTGCTACGCGCACATGCAGGCCACGGGCATGGTGAACGATCACGTGGTGGACTGTTTCCGCTACCGCGAACTCGCATGA
- a CDS encoding PTS sugar transporter subunit IIA has protein sequence MLITDFITEDCIVTKLKARNKADALKELTNHLFETKKLKNAGPALDQILARETTESTGIGHGIAVPHARVSGLKSLICAVGRIDKGLDFMAVDKNPVHLVFLICYPPTQQTTYLNFIATISKLLREEDHMKALLEAKTDGELFSLLENLSASLVKQEETYESQVKTDPDLMKAQDAHADLVLLARLQLCQEMYETARTGKKQIKQRIENIRAMIDPRILKHYDRLTKGRAPALVPVEGDTCQGCFMKLPSQYAQRVRQDNDHIHTCNNCSRFIYIV, from the coding sequence ATGCTGATTACCGATTTCATTACCGAGGACTGCATCGTCACCAAGCTGAAGGCCCGCAACAAGGCCGACGCCCTCAAAGAGCTAACCAACCATCTTTTTGAGACCAAGAAGTTGAAGAACGCCGGGCCCGCGCTCGACCAGATCCTCGCGCGCGAGACCACCGAGAGCACGGGCATAGGCCACGGCATCGCCGTGCCCCACGCACGCGTTTCCGGCCTCAAGTCCCTCATCTGCGCCGTCGGCCGGATCGACAAGGGCCTCGATTTCATGGCGGTGGATAAGAACCCGGTCCATCTGGTCTTCCTCATCTGCTACCCCCCCACCCAGCAGACGACCTACCTCAATTTCATCGCGACGATATCGAAACTGCTGCGTGAAGAAGACCACATGAAGGCCCTCCTGGAAGCGAAGACCGACGGGGAGCTCTTCTCCCTGCTCGAGAATCTCTCCGCCTCCCTGGTCAAGCAGGAAGAAACCTACGAGAGCCAGGTCAAGACGGATCCGGACCTGATGAAGGCCCAGGACGCCCACGCGGACCTGGTTCTCCTCGCCCGTCTCCAGCTCTGCCAGGAAATGTACGAAACCGCGCGCACCGGCAAGAAGCAGATCAAGCAGCGGATCGAGAACATCCGCGCGATGATCGACCCCCGGATCCTCAAGCACTACGACCGCCTCACGAAGGGGCGCGCCCCCGCGCTGGTGCCCGTGGAGGGCGACACCTGCCAGGGCTGCTTCATGAAGCTGCCTTCCCAGTACGCCCAGCGCGTCCGCCAGGACAACGACCACATACACACGTGCAACAATTGCAGCCGCTTCATTTATATCGTGTAA
- a CDS encoding OmpH family outer membrane protein yields the protein MTPQRKRRIWILTGVCGAALAALLGSQGTTRAAEGFAIGTFEPGRIAEATGLQQRLSEQIGGLQQRMQQAQQEGDQEQMQQIQSEAQAMQQKAVAEFEASIDKALPAVAEEAGLKLIAVEVSYMAPDITSKDVTDEVIEEMGGAVAAAPELSLPPLQGQ from the coding sequence ATGACTCCACAACGAAAGCGGCGCATCTGGATCCTGACGGGAGTTTGCGGCGCGGCCCTGGCCGCGCTCCTGGGGTCGCAGGGCACGACCCGCGCGGCCGAAGGGTTTGCGATCGGCACGTTCGAGCCCGGCCGTATTGCGGAGGCCACCGGTTTGCAGCAGCGCCTGAGTGAGCAGATTGGCGGTTTGCAGCAACGCATGCAACAGGCGCAGCAGGAGGGCGACCAGGAGCAGATGCAGCAGATCCAGTCGGAAGCGCAGGCGATGCAGCAGAAGGCGGTGGCGGAATTCGAGGCATCGATTGACAAGGCCCTCCCCGCTGTGGCGGAAGAGGCGGGCCTGAAGCTCATCGCGGTCGAAGTCTCCTATATGGCGCCGGACATCACATCGAAGGATGTGACGGACGAGGTGATCGAGGAGATGGGCGGCGCCGTGGCGGCCGCTCCGGAGTTGTCCCTACCGCCACTTCAGGGCCAGTAG
- a CDS encoding cyclic nucleotide-binding domain-containing protein, with amino-acid sequence MDAATVDKYIKHVSLFHGLSREEVAKIFAKGMTMHVDAGQDIFVQGTVGSQMYVVLGGKLGVFDGEKCLAELRTGDMFGEMALVNKEPRSATVTAINDSRLFVLTESTFERLMSKRVAIRVLFNIIKTLSHRLREANKRLAAFKE; translated from the coding sequence ATGGATGCCGCAACGGTTGATAAGTACATTAAGCACGTCTCGCTCTTCCACGGCCTGTCCCGCGAGGAGGTCGCGAAGATCTTCGCCAAGGGCATGACCATGCACGTCGACGCCGGCCAGGACATATTTGTTCAGGGGACGGTCGGCAGCCAGATGTACGTCGTGCTCGGGGGTAAGCTGGGCGTTTTCGACGGGGAGAAATGCCTGGCGGAACTGCGGACCGGCGATATGTTCGGGGAGATGGCGCTGGTAAACAAGGAGCCGCGCAGCGCTACCGTGACCGCGATCAATGACAGCCGTTTGTTCGTGCTCACCGAGAGCACTTTTGAGCGGTTAATGTCGAAACGCGTCGCTATTCGCGTGCTCTTCAACATCATAAAGACCCTGAGTCACCGCCTGCGCGAAGCCAACAAGCGGCTGGCGGCCTTCAAAGAGTAG
- a CDS encoding diguanylate cyclase: protein MSDAAMDRIDPLTKLPGRAAFEADFAARLARKAKNPAVVSLAVLDIDLFGAINEAHGRDGGDQLIRDLAEALRARLDASCAVYRFGGDAIAAVMPGVEKEQAFLQMEAFRTACAGDREVAVAGKTVQIPVTVSAGLASYPDDGDKAPDVVHKANEALYRAKVSGRNKVCLAREEKMVTKTSHYMQGQLLGLRRLAERKKIGEAVLLREALNDLLRKYNA, encoded by the coding sequence ATGTCGGATGCCGCGATGGATCGCATTGACCCCCTGACCAAACTGCCCGGACGCGCCGCCTTCGAAGCCGATTTCGCGGCGCGGCTCGCGCGCAAGGCGAAGAATCCGGCCGTGGTGTCCCTCGCGGTCCTGGATATTGACCTGTTCGGCGCGATCAACGAGGCCCATGGCCGGGATGGCGGCGATCAGCTCATCCGCGATCTGGCGGAAGCCCTGCGCGCGCGCCTTGACGCCTCGTGCGCAGTCTACCGCTTCGGCGGCGACGCGATCGCGGCGGTAATGCCGGGCGTGGAGAAGGAGCAGGCCTTCCTCCAGATGGAAGCGTTCCGCACGGCCTGCGCGGGCGATCGGGAAGTGGCGGTGGCGGGGAAGACCGTACAAATCCCCGTGACGGTCAGCGCCGGACTCGCCAGCTACCCGGACGACGGCGACAAGGCCCCGGATGTTGTGCACAAGGCGAACGAGGCGCTGTACCGCGCGAAAGTAAGCGGCCGAAACAAGGTCTGCCTCGCTCGCGAGGAGAAGATGGTGACGAAGACAAGCCACTACATGCAGGGCCAGCTCCTCGGCCTGCGACGCCTCGCCGAGCGCAAGAAAATCGGCGAGGCCGTGCTGCTGCGCGAGGCGCTGAACGACCTGCTGCGGAAGTATAATGCGTGA
- a CDS encoding DUF202 domain-containing protein has translation MFPNPYERFRGQKLTLNDFLAIDRTELANERTLLAYGRTAIALLITGGSAIKFFDAPLISAAGVVFILAAIVVALMGWRRYVAMRRRVAAALERQTGESTHPLEEKTEPQHDHEEQE, from the coding sequence ATGTTTCCAAACCCCTACGAACGTTTTCGCGGCCAGAAGTTGACACTGAACGATTTTCTGGCGATTGACCGGACCGAGCTGGCGAACGAGCGCACGCTGCTGGCCTACGGGCGAACGGCGATCGCGCTCCTGATCACCGGGGGATCCGCCATCAAGTTCTTCGACGCCCCGCTGATTTCCGCGGCGGGCGTTGTCTTCATTCTCGCCGCGATTGTGGTCGCCCTCATGGGTTGGCGCCGCTACGTCGCAATGCGGCGGCGCGTTGCGGCCGCCCTGGAACGCCAGACCGGCGAGTCGACCCATCCCCTGGAGGAAAAAACGGAACCGCAGCACGATCACGAAGAGCAGGAATAG
- a CDS encoding shikimate dehydrogenase, with amino-acid sequence MPSIDTQTQFCAVIGNPVGHSLSPAIHNAAFAAANLNFVYGAFRVEDVAACLRGMRAMEGFRGLSVTIPHKVAAMAEMDELDPMAQRVGCINTVTNTKGVLRGSVTDGTGTLRAFREAGVSLEGRRVLFLGAGGAVRAVAFAFAMQPGIGQVSILAREPRKASALAHEVSTAAACPVGSGHLREQIEGALASHDIIIQGTPVGMHPHEGAMCVPAGHLRPDQIVFDMVYRPLKTAFIREAEATGCTTVLGSEMLVQQAAEQFETWTGAPAPVAVMREALLSALAPPDA; translated from the coding sequence ATCCCTTCCATCGATACCCAGACGCAGTTTTGCGCCGTAATCGGCAATCCCGTCGGCCATTCGCTCTCCCCCGCCATCCACAACGCGGCTTTCGCCGCCGCCAACCTGAATTTCGTGTATGGGGCGTTCCGGGTGGAGGATGTGGCCGCGTGCCTGCGCGGCATGCGCGCGATGGAGGGCTTTCGCGGGCTCAGCGTCACTATCCCGCACAAGGTCGCGGCGATGGCGGAGATGGACGAGCTCGATCCGATGGCGCAGCGTGTGGGCTGTATCAACACGGTGACGAACACGAAGGGCGTCCTGCGGGGCAGCGTGACCGACGGCACCGGGACGCTCCGCGCCTTTCGCGAGGCGGGCGTTTCACTGGAGGGCCGCCGCGTGCTGTTCCTGGGGGCCGGCGGCGCGGTGCGCGCGGTGGCGTTTGCGTTCGCCATGCAGCCGGGCATCGGCCAGGTGAGCATCCTCGCGCGGGAGCCGCGCAAGGCCAGCGCGCTGGCGCACGAGGTGTCCACCGCGGCAGCCTGCCCCGTGGGCAGCGGCCATCTGCGGGAACAGATCGAGGGCGCGCTCGCCAGCCACGACATAATCATCCAGGGCACCCCCGTCGGAATGCATCCGCACGAGGGGGCGATGTGCGTTCCAGCGGGCCATCTGCGGCCGGACCAGATCGTTTTTGATATGGTGTACCGCCCGCTGAAGACCGCCTTCATCCGCGAGGCCGAAGCCACGGGCTGCACGACGGTTCTCGGCTCGGAGATGCTGGTGCAGCAGGCGGCCGAACAATTTGAAACCTGGACCGGCGCGCCCGCGCCGGTCGCCGTCATGCGGGAGGCGCTGCTTTCGGCGCTGGCCCCGCCGGACGCTTGA
- a CDS encoding aconitate hydratase — MAFDIDMIEKVYARAAERIAAARKVVGRPLTLSEKILYTHLWDGAATQAYTRGVDYVDFAPDRVAMQDATAQMALLQFMQAGRKKVAVPSTAHCDHLIQAKSGAVADLAESITNNKEVFDFLASVSNKYGIGFWKPGAGIIHQVVLENYAFPGGMMIGTDSHTVNAGGLGMVAIGVGGADAVDVMAGMAWELKFPKLIGVKLTGEMGGWTTPKDVILKVAGILTVKGGTGAIVEYFGDGAESMSCTGKGTICNMGAEIGATTSTFAFDDSMVRYLEATGRPDVAALAQAQADHLRPDPEVYANPGEFYDQLIEINLSELEPHLNGPFTPDRATPISQMKKAVEENGWPKHVEVGLIGSCTNSSYEDMTSAASVARQAREKNLKAKSEFTITPGSELVRATVERDGVLGDFETIGGKVLANACGPCIGQWARYRHGEEQKENTIVHSFNRNFAKRADGNPKTHAFVTSPAMVTALALAGDLTFNPVTDTLVNEDGMAVKLDPPTAVELPPNGFGCDDPGYQAPAEDGSTVEVVVAPDSNRLQLLEPFPPNSGNITGARLLIKAKGKCTTDHISMAGPWLRFRGHLDNISDNCLIGAVNAFNDETNQVKNLLTGEYGEVPATARAYKAAGVPTIVVGDDNYGEGSSREHAAMEPRHLGVRAVLVKSFARIHETNLKKQGMLALTFADPADYDRIQEDDTIDILGLDAFAPNTPLTIRLTHADGSSEEFPANHSFNAGQIGWWKAGSALNLIKQQQQNN; from the coding sequence ATGGCATTCGATATTGACATGATTGAAAAGGTGTACGCGCGGGCGGCGGAGCGCATCGCCGCGGCGCGCAAGGTCGTGGGACGCCCGCTGACCCTTTCGGAGAAGATCCTGTATACGCACCTGTGGGACGGGGCCGCGACCCAGGCCTACACGCGCGGCGTGGACTATGTCGATTTCGCGCCGGATCGCGTGGCGATGCAGGACGCGACGGCGCAGATGGCGCTCTTGCAGTTCATGCAGGCGGGCCGGAAGAAGGTGGCGGTGCCGTCGACGGCGCACTGCGACCACCTGATCCAGGCGAAGTCGGGCGCGGTGGCGGACCTGGCGGAATCGATCACCAACAACAAGGAGGTCTTCGACTTCCTGGCGTCGGTGTCCAACAAATATGGCATCGGCTTCTGGAAGCCGGGCGCGGGCATCATCCACCAGGTGGTACTGGAGAACTACGCGTTTCCGGGCGGCATGATGATCGGCACGGACTCGCACACGGTAAACGCCGGCGGACTGGGCATGGTCGCCATCGGCGTCGGCGGCGCGGACGCGGTGGACGTAATGGCCGGCATGGCGTGGGAGCTGAAATTCCCCAAGCTCATCGGCGTGAAGCTCACCGGCGAAATGGGCGGCTGGACCACCCCGAAGGACGTGATCCTCAAGGTGGCCGGCATCCTCACGGTGAAGGGCGGCACGGGCGCCATCGTGGAATACTTCGGCGACGGAGCCGAGAGCATGTCCTGCACGGGCAAGGGCACCATCTGCAACATGGGCGCGGAAATCGGGGCCACCACCTCCACCTTCGCCTTCGATGACTCCATGGTCCGCTACCTGGAAGCGACGGGCCGCCCCGACGTGGCCGCGCTGGCCCAGGCCCAGGCCGATCACCTCCGCCCGGACCCCGAGGTGTATGCGAATCCCGGGGAGTTCTACGACCAGTTGATCGAGATCAACCTCAGCGAGCTGGAACCCCACCTGAACGGTCCCTTCACGCCCGATCGCGCCACGCCCATCTCGCAGATGAAGAAGGCCGTCGAGGAAAATGGCTGGCCGAAGCACGTGGAAGTGGGCCTCATCGGATCCTGCACCAACTCCAGCTACGAAGACATGACGTCGGCGGCGTCCGTGGCGCGTCAGGCGCGGGAGAAGAACCTCAAGGCGAAGTCCGAGTTCACTATCACGCCCGGTTCCGAACTCGTGCGCGCGACGGTGGAGCGGGACGGCGTGCTGGGGGATTTCGAAACCATCGGCGGGAAGGTGCTTGCCAACGCCTGCGGGCCGTGCATCGGCCAGTGGGCGCGCTACCGCCATGGCGAGGAGCAGAAGGAGAACACGATCGTGCACTCCTTCAACCGCAACTTCGCCAAGCGCGCGGACGGCAATCCTAAGACCCACGCGTTCGTGACGTCGCCCGCGATGGTCACGGCGCTGGCGCTCGCCGGCGACCTGACGTTCAACCCGGTGACCGACACGCTGGTTAATGAAGACGGCATGGCCGTGAAGCTGGATCCGCCCACGGCCGTGGAACTGCCCCCGAATGGCTTCGGCTGCGACGACCCGGGCTACCAGGCCCCGGCGGAGGACGGCAGCACCGTGGAGGTTGTCGTGGCTCCGGACTCCAACCGCCTCCAGCTGCTGGAGCCCTTCCCGCCGAACAGCGGCAATATCACGGGCGCGCGGCTGCTGATCAAGGCCAAGGGCAAGTGCACGACCGACCATATCTCCATGGCGGGTCCGTGGCTGCGGTTCCGCGGGCACCTGGACAACATTTCCGACAACTGCCTCATCGGCGCGGTGAACGCCTTCAACGACGAGACGAACCAGGTGAAGAACCTGCTCACCGGCGAATACGGCGAGGTGCCGGCGACGGCGCGGGCGTACAAGGCGGCGGGCGTGCCGACCATTGTGGTGGGCGACGACAACTACGGCGAGGGCTCCAGCCGCGAACACGCCGCCATGGAGCCGCGCCACCTGGGCGTGCGCGCCGTGCTGGTGAAGAGCTTCGCGCGCATCCACGAGACGAACCTCAAGAAGCAGGGCATGCTGGCGCTGACCTTCGCGGACCCGGCGGACTACGATCGGATCCAGGAGGACGACACCATCGATATTCTCGGGCTGGACGCGTTCGCGCCGAACACCCCGCTGACCATCCGCCTGACGCACGCGGACGGCTCCAGCGAGGAGTTCCCCGCCAACCACAGCTTCAATGCGGGCCAGATCGGCTGGTGGAAGGCCGGCAGCGCCCTGAACCTGATCAAGCAGCAGCAACAGAACAACTAA
- a CDS encoding histidine triad nucleotide-binding protein — MAEDCLFCKIAAGEIPSTEVYSDEEFYAFRDINPGAPTHCLIIPRKHIPRITDASADDAALIGRMFLRANAIAEAEGIAEPGFRYVINCNEEAGQTVFHVHLHLLGGRQLSWPPG, encoded by the coding sequence ATGGCCGAAGACTGCCTGTTCTGCAAGATCGCCGCGGGAGAGATTCCCTCCACGGAGGTCTATTCCGACGAGGAGTTCTACGCGTTCCGCGACATCAATCCGGGCGCGCCCACCCACTGCCTGATCATCCCCCGGAAGCACATACCCCGGATTACGGACGCGAGCGCGGATGACGCGGCGCTGATCGGCCGGATGTTTCTTCGCGCCAATGCCATTGCGGAGGCCGAGGGCATTGCGGAGCCCGGGTTCCGCTACGTCATCAACTGCAACGAGGAAGCCGGCCAGACCGTGTTTCACGTTCACCTGCATTTGCTCGGCGGCCGCCAGCTTTCGTGGCCCCCGGGCTGA